Proteins from a single region of Corylus avellana chromosome ca11, CavTom2PMs-1.0:
- the LOC132166043 gene encoding thylakoid lumenal 16.5 kDa protein, chloroplastic, whose protein sequence is MATAFLPTASTFLPSHLSSPASSSSSSPSLIFPCKHNAKGKLAICRAVNDSTPLSPNLTKRGLSICFITSFSFLLAGQGCSNANAAILEAEDDEELLEKVKKDRKKRLERQGVISSSNKETGFLQDLVYKLSKVGQAIDNNDLSTASSVLGGSTDTDWVKKANIAFRKLSSSPEEKSQVDSFNSSLSSLISSVTRNDVESSKLAFVSSASAFQKWTALTGLVGQLKGL, encoded by the exons atggcaacAGCCTTTCTCCCAACTGCAAGCACCTTCCTTCCATCTCATCTATCCTCTCcagcatcttcttcttcctcttccccATCACTAATTTTCCCTTGCAAACACAATGCAAAGGGAAAATTAGCAATATGCAGGGCAGTCAACGATTCAACACCACTCTCTCCAAATCTTACCAAACGAGGCCTTTCAATCTGCTTCATCACCAGCTTTTCCTTCTTGTTAGCTGGTCAAGGCTGCTCCAATGCTAATGCTGCGATTCTGGAGGCTGAGGATGATGAGGAGCTCTTGGAGAAGGTCAAGAAGGACAGAAAGAAGAGGCTTGAAAGGCAAGGGGTCATTAGCTCATCCAACAAAGAAACAG GGTTTCTGCAGGATCTGGTGTACAAGCTGAGCAAAGTTGGTCAAGCCATTGACAACAACGATCTATCTACAGCTAGTTCAGTTCTTGGGGGAAGCACTGATACAGATTGGGTTAAGAAGGCCAATATAGCCTTCAGAAAG CTGAGCTCTAGTCCCGAAGAGAAATCTCAAGTGGATTCATTTAATTCTTCACTATCTTCATTGATATCATCAG TGACTCGTAATGATGTTGAGTCCTCCAAACTTGCTTTTGTGTCGTCAGCAAGTGCATTTCAGAAATGGACAGCCTTAACCGGGCTTGTCGGACAGCTTAAGGGTCTTTGA